In a single window of the Limnochorda sp. L945t genome:
- a CDS encoding RelA/SpoT family protein: MNQATAATTLDAPLEALIDRIRAYNPTVDTELLARAYTFARQAHAGQVRDSGESYFQHPVEVARILAELQVDVATIAAGLLHDVLEDTPVTVEELTEHFGPEIARLVDGVTKLSKIPFQSREAQQAENLRKMFLAMAEDLRVVLIKLADRLHNMRTLRHLPPERQRKVARETLEIYAPLAHRLGIWQLKWEMEDLALRYLDPTAYYQLVQAVAKKRTEREGELEEVMEILRRKLAEMGIAGRVQGRPKHFYSIYQKMRTQGRSLDEIYDLMAVRVIVGDVKDCYAVLGMVHSLWKPIPGRFKDFVAMPKSNLYQSLHTTVIGPRGEPLEVQIRTQEMHEVAERGIAAHWLYKEKRTASAFDAKVAWLRQVMEWLREMKDPHEFMETLKIDLFEDEVFVFTPKGDVKNLPAGSTPVDFAFSVHTDIGLRCAGAKVNGRLVPLHYRLRNGEIVEIVTGKHAQPSQDWLNFVKTSKARSKIRSYLKEARREQSLAHGREMLEREARRLGIDLAEAAKEDALAQLSRRYGLASVEDLYSAIGFGRISAAQALARLVGKEELAEHAHRRPETPVRPGRGETDAGSSIVVEGADNLLVRFSKCCSPVPGDAIVGYITRGRGISVHRADCPNLQQMLVEPDRQVQVRWRSVAGVLYPVDLQIEAHDRVNLLSNIINAISDGKTNIEAVQTRTTRHHLAIIHVVVDIDGMPHLADLMRRLRQVEGVIDVRRAQASSPASPAAPGPVRHAPEV, translated from the coding sequence ATGAATCAGGCGACGGCCGCCACTACGCTGGATGCGCCCCTGGAGGCGCTCATCGATCGGATCCGTGCCTACAATCCAACGGTGGACACGGAGCTATTGGCGCGCGCCTATACGTTCGCGCGCCAGGCGCACGCCGGCCAGGTACGAGACTCCGGCGAATCCTACTTCCAGCACCCCGTGGAAGTCGCGCGGATCCTGGCGGAGCTCCAGGTGGACGTGGCGACCATCGCGGCGGGGCTGCTGCACGACGTGCTCGAGGATACCCCGGTGACGGTGGAGGAGCTCACGGAGCACTTCGGCCCGGAGATCGCCCGGCTGGTCGACGGGGTCACCAAGCTGAGCAAGATCCCGTTCCAGTCCCGGGAGGCCCAGCAGGCGGAGAACCTGCGCAAGATGTTCCTGGCCATGGCCGAGGACCTGCGCGTGGTGCTGATCAAACTGGCCGACCGCCTGCACAACATGCGCACCCTTCGCCACCTGCCGCCCGAGCGCCAGCGCAAGGTGGCGCGCGAGACGCTCGAGATCTACGCGCCGCTCGCTCACCGCCTCGGGATCTGGCAGCTCAAGTGGGAGATGGAAGACCTCGCCCTGCGCTACCTGGACCCTACGGCCTACTACCAGCTGGTGCAGGCCGTGGCCAAGAAGCGCACCGAGCGCGAGGGCGAGCTCGAAGAGGTCATGGAGATCCTGCGCCGCAAGCTGGCGGAGATGGGGATCGCCGGGCGGGTGCAGGGGCGCCCCAAGCACTTCTACTCCATTTACCAGAAGATGCGCACCCAGGGCCGCTCGCTGGACGAGATCTACGACCTCATGGCCGTGCGGGTCATCGTGGGCGACGTCAAGGACTGCTACGCCGTGCTGGGCATGGTGCACAGCCTCTGGAAGCCGATACCAGGCCGCTTCAAGGACTTCGTGGCCATGCCCAAGTCCAATCTGTACCAGTCGCTCCACACCACGGTCATCGGGCCCCGGGGCGAGCCACTGGAAGTGCAGATCCGCACCCAGGAGATGCACGAGGTGGCCGAGCGCGGCATCGCCGCCCACTGGCTGTACAAGGAGAAGCGGACGGCGAGCGCGTTCGACGCCAAGGTCGCCTGGTTGCGCCAGGTGATGGAATGGCTGCGGGAGATGAAAGACCCGCACGAGTTCATGGAGACCCTCAAGATCGACCTCTTCGAGGACGAGGTCTTCGTCTTCACGCCGAAGGGGGACGTCAAGAACCTCCCGGCAGGCTCCACGCCGGTCGACTTCGCCTTCTCGGTCCACACGGACATCGGCTTGCGCTGCGCGGGTGCCAAGGTCAACGGGCGGCTCGTGCCCCTGCACTACCGGTTGCGCAACGGTGAGATCGTGGAGATCGTCACCGGCAAACACGCGCAGCCGAGCCAGGACTGGCTCAACTTCGTCAAGACGTCGAAGGCCCGGAGCAAGATCCGCAGCTACCTGAAGGAGGCGCGGCGCGAGCAGAGCCTGGCCCACGGCCGGGAGATGCTGGAGCGCGAAGCCCGGAGGTTGGGCATCGACCTGGCCGAGGCGGCGAAGGAGGACGCGCTGGCCCAGTTGAGCCGGCGTTACGGGCTCGCCTCGGTGGAGGACCTGTACTCGGCCATCGGGTTCGGGCGGATCTCGGCCGCGCAGGCGCTGGCGCGCCTGGTGGGCAAGGAGGAGTTGGCCGAGCACGCGCACCGTCGGCCGGAGACCCCGGTGCGCCCCGGCCGCGGCGAGACCGACGCGGGCAGCAGCATCGTGGTGGAGGGGGCAGACAACCTCCTGGTGCGGTTTTCCAAGTGCTGCTCGCCCGTGCCGGGCGATGCCATCGTCGGCTACATCACCCGGGGGCGGGGCATCTCGGTCCACCGGGCCGATTGCCCCAACCTGCAGCAAATGCTGGTGGAGCCGGACCGGCAGGTCCAGGTGCGCTGGCGCAGCGTGGCCGGCGTGCTGTACCCGGTGGACCTGCAAATCGAGGCGCACGACCGGGTCAACCTGCTCTCCAACATCATCAACGCCATCTCGGACGGCAAGACCAACATCGAAGCCGTGCAGACCCGCACGACCCGTCATCACCTGGCCATCATCCACGTCGTGGTGGACATCGACGGGATGCCTCACCTCGCCGATCTCATGCGCCGCCTCCGGCAGGTCGAGGGCGTCATCGACGTTCGCCGGGCGCAGGCCAGCTCGCCGGCCTCTCCCGCGGCTCCGGGCCCCGTGCGGCACGCCCCGGAGGTCTAG
- a CDS encoding peptidylprolyl isomerase has protein sequence MLFERMRSQMKWIIVVVAVAFAVTLLYVGVPFFFRGEQSAQAAIANVNGQSIDLASFQRTYLDQLRAYEQSRGTVRPTDIEEIKYQALSQLINMRLLVQAARDEGIKVNRKDVDARFNQVRDGFPSEAEFRRQLQLRNMTEQDLRKAIEDGLMAEKLQEKLASGIQVSDQEVARAYEQVHVRQILVRPARADDAGWAEAKRRAEQVQRDLKAGADFAALAKKYSDDEATKAKGGDLGMLGRGALPAPVEAVAFQLAKGAVSQPVKSDLGYHIVQVLDRKEARGPEFEKEKPQLVDQLRQEKANEAFAKWFADLRRQASVSILDPQLAAREALARGDAEQALALYRQAAEKTPDDAYVQYGIGATLMGLKKLDEAVAAFQKATELAPSDPVLQLALGNAYQQKGDKAKAAAAFRKASELSPMDLQMHLTLYMMFSSLGLKDDAAREEQELEKIQKVMEEQQKAQEEFMKRLQEQQQKQSESSAPPQPQAQEQPAPSQPSQATPQPAQPKTNP, from the coding sequence ATGCTGTTTGAACGCATGCGTTCGCAGATGAAATGGATCATCGTCGTGGTGGCGGTGGCCTTCGCCGTGACCTTGCTGTACGTCGGGGTGCCGTTCTTCTTCCGCGGGGAACAGAGCGCCCAGGCGGCCATCGCCAACGTCAACGGGCAGTCCATCGACCTGGCGTCCTTCCAGCGAACTTACCTGGACCAGCTGCGCGCCTACGAGCAGAGCCGTGGCACCGTCCGGCCGACCGACATCGAGGAGATCAAGTACCAGGCCCTCAGCCAGCTCATCAACATGAGGCTTTTGGTGCAGGCCGCCCGCGACGAGGGGATCAAGGTCAACCGCAAGGACGTGGACGCGCGCTTCAACCAGGTGCGAGACGGCTTCCCCTCGGAGGCGGAGTTCAGGCGGCAGCTGCAGCTGCGCAACATGACGGAGCAAGACCTGCGCAAGGCCATCGAGGACGGGCTCATGGCGGAGAAGCTCCAGGAGAAGCTCGCCTCCGGGATCCAGGTCAGCGACCAGGAGGTGGCCCGGGCCTACGAGCAAGTTCACGTCCGCCAGATCCTCGTCCGCCCCGCCAGGGCCGACGACGCCGGGTGGGCGGAGGCGAAACGGCGCGCCGAGCAGGTGCAGCGGGACCTGAAGGCCGGGGCCGACTTCGCTGCCCTTGCCAAGAAATACTCGGACGACGAGGCGACCAAGGCGAAGGGCGGCGATCTGGGCATGCTGGGCCGGGGGGCGCTGCCGGCGCCGGTGGAGGCCGTGGCGTTCCAGCTGGCCAAGGGCGCCGTCTCCCAGCCGGTGAAGAGCGATCTCGGCTACCACATCGTGCAGGTACTCGACCGCAAGGAGGCCAGGGGGCCGGAGTTCGAGAAGGAGAAGCCGCAGCTCGTCGACCAGCTCCGCCAGGAGAAGGCCAACGAGGCGTTTGCCAAGTGGTTCGCCGACCTGCGGCGGCAGGCCTCGGTCTCGATCCTCGATCCGCAGCTGGCCGCCCGGGAGGCGCTGGCCCGCGGGGACGCCGAGCAGGCGCTGGCGCTCTATCGCCAGGCGGCCGAGAAGACGCCGGACGACGCGTACGTGCAGTACGGCATCGGCGCCACCCTGATGGGCCTCAAGAAGCTCGACGAGGCGGTCGCGGCCTTTCAGAAGGCGACCGAGCTCGCTCCGAGCGACCCGGTGCTGCAGCTGGCCCTGGGCAACGCCTACCAGCAGAAGGGCGACAAGGCCAAGGCGGCAGCCGCTTTCCGCAAGGCGTCCGAGCTGTCTCCCATGGACCTGCAGATGCACCTGACGCTGTACATGATGTTCAGCAGCCTGGGCCTCAAGGACGACGCGGCCCGGGAGGAGCAGGAGCTGGAGAAGATCCAGAAGGTCATGGAGGAGCAGCAAAAGGCGCAGGAGGAGTTCATGAAGCGGCTGCAGGAGCAGCAGCAAAAGCAGTCAGAGAGCTCTGCGCCCCCACAGCCGCAAGCGCAAGAGCAGCCGGCGCCGTCGCAGCCGTCGCAAGCGACGCCCCAACCGGCGCAGCCCAAGACCAACCCGTAG
- a CDS encoding cysteine desulfurase family protein, translating into MAEIYLDNAASVPMCAAARATMRRVLEQGLADANPSSPHAPGRRVRALLDEARATAARWLGCSPGEIVFTSGGTEADNLALIGAATASRREEGRSGVVVSAIEHHAVLDAARALEARGFVVELARCDGSGVVRPEQVRRALERVQARGARVGVVALMLVNNEVGTVQPVEDVAELAASAGARLFVDAVQAPFHAVLDPGSLGCDLLALSAHKMGGPKGAGLVYVRRGIPFDPVTYGGGQERMLRPGTENVPGILGMAAALEWARSEREAIEAHKAKLERGLLDHLRRLVPDVEINTGAARRSPGLVNLWVPGVESQVLLAALDMAGVACSYGAACTSGGLQPSHVLQAMGLDEQRVASSIRVSVGPFNTEAEMAEAASRMAHVIRALRTSGERGPDACGSS; encoded by the coding sequence ATGGCCGAGATCTACCTCGACAACGCGGCCAGCGTGCCGATGTGCGCGGCCGCCAGGGCGACCATGCGAAGGGTCCTGGAGCAGGGGCTGGCCGATGCCAACCCATCCAGCCCCCATGCGCCGGGGCGGCGGGTCCGCGCGCTCCTCGACGAGGCCCGGGCGACCGCGGCACGGTGGCTCGGGTGTTCGCCGGGCGAGATCGTCTTCACCTCGGGCGGGACCGAGGCGGACAACCTGGCCCTGATCGGGGCGGCCACCGCTTCCCGGCGCGAGGAGGGGCGCTCGGGCGTCGTGGTGAGCGCCATCGAACACCACGCCGTGCTCGACGCGGCGCGGGCCCTCGAGGCCCGGGGCTTCGTGGTGGAGCTGGCCAGATGCGACGGCAGCGGGGTCGTGCGGCCCGAACAGGTGCGGCGCGCCCTGGAGCGGGTGCAAGCCCGGGGCGCCCGGGTGGGCGTCGTCGCGCTGATGCTGGTCAACAACGAGGTCGGCACCGTCCAGCCCGTGGAGGACGTGGCGGAGCTGGCCGCGTCGGCAGGCGCCCGCCTCTTCGTGGACGCCGTGCAGGCCCCGTTCCACGCCGTCCTCGATCCCGGCAGCCTGGGCTGCGACCTGCTCGCCCTTTCCGCCCACAAGATGGGAGGGCCGAAAGGGGCCGGGCTCGTGTACGTGCGCCGCGGCATCCCCTTCGACCCGGTCACCTACGGCGGCGGCCAGGAGCGCATGCTGCGCCCCGGTACCGAGAACGTGCCGGGCATCCTCGGGATGGCGGCGGCCCTGGAGTGGGCCAGGAGCGAGCGGGAGGCCATCGAGGCACACAAGGCGAAGCTCGAGCGAGGCCTCCTCGATCATCTGCGTCGCCTGGTACCGGACGTGGAGATCAACACGGGTGCGGCGCGGCGCTCGCCGGGCCTCGTCAACCTGTGGGTGCCGGGAGTCGAGTCCCAGGTGTTGCTGGCCGCCCTGGACATGGCGGGCGTCGCCTGCTCGTACGGCGCCGCCTGCACGTCGGGTGGGCTCCAACCGTCCCACGTGCTGCAAGCCATGGGACTCGACGAACAGAGGGTGGCGAGTTCCATCCGGGTGAGCGTGGGCCCGTTCAACACCGAGGCCGAGATGGCCGAGGCCGCGAGCCGGATGGCGCACGTCATCCGCGCTTTGCGGACGAGCGGAGAGCGAGGACCGGATGCATGCGGGTCGTCGTAG
- the hisS gene encoding histidine--tRNA ligase, giving the protein MATVKAPRGTEDVLPGRSEQWSRLEAVTREVMASYGYREIRTPVFEHTELFVRGAGEATDVVEKEMYTFADRSGRSITLRPEGTAPVARAYIEHGMKLWPQPVKLFYIGPMFRYERPQAGRLRQHYQIGAEALGCGDPALDAEAILLPIELFRRLGLSGFSVHLNSIGCPRCRPAYRERLLEYLRPRAAQLCESCQRRLERSPLRVLDCKVPTCRAVTEAAPRSFDYLCDDCRVHFETLQGHLGALGVSYTLDPRLVRGFDYYTRTVFEVLSDQLGAQNALAGGGRYDGLVESLGGPPTPGVGFASGMERAMLAASSAGKAGGIEDGRAGWIDVYVASAAPARRREALLVTRRLREQGWRVETDYEGRSLRAQLRWADRAGARVAVIVGEEETSEPGDPMVVRHLARGEQQRADDAQVVALVGRWLA; this is encoded by the coding sequence ATGGCAACGGTCAAGGCACCTCGGGGCACGGAGGACGTGTTGCCGGGCCGTTCGGAGCAATGGAGCCGCCTGGAGGCCGTCACCCGTGAGGTGATGGCCTCTTACGGCTACCGGGAGATCCGGACGCCCGTCTTCGAGCACACGGAGCTGTTCGTTCGCGGGGCGGGCGAGGCGACCGACGTGGTCGAAAAGGAGATGTACACCTTCGCCGACCGTTCCGGGCGCAGCATCACGTTGCGGCCGGAGGGGACGGCACCGGTGGCCCGGGCCTACATCGAGCACGGGATGAAGCTGTGGCCGCAGCCGGTGAAGCTGTTTTACATCGGGCCCATGTTCCGCTACGAGCGCCCGCAGGCAGGCCGATTGCGCCAGCACTACCAGATCGGCGCCGAGGCGCTCGGTTGCGGCGATCCGGCTCTCGACGCCGAGGCGATCCTGCTGCCCATCGAGCTGTTCCGCAGGCTGGGTCTGTCCGGGTTTTCCGTGCACCTCAACAGCATCGGTTGCCCGCGTTGCCGTCCGGCTTACCGGGAGCGCCTGCTCGAGTACCTGCGACCCCGGGCGGCGCAACTGTGCGAAAGCTGCCAGCGCCGGCTCGAGCGAAGCCCGTTGCGGGTACTCGACTGCAAGGTGCCCACGTGCAGGGCGGTCACCGAGGCGGCGCCGCGCTCGTTCGACTACCTGTGCGACGACTGCCGCGTGCACTTCGAGACGCTGCAGGGCCACCTGGGGGCCCTGGGAGTCTCGTATACGCTCGACCCCCGCCTGGTTCGCGGCTTCGACTACTACACCCGCACCGTTTTCGAGGTGCTCTCGGACCAGCTGGGCGCCCAAAACGCCCTGGCCGGCGGGGGTCGCTACGATGGTCTGGTGGAGAGCCTGGGCGGGCCGCCCACTCCCGGGGTCGGGTTTGCCTCCGGGATGGAGCGGGCGATGCTCGCGGCCTCCTCCGCCGGCAAAGCGGGCGGGATCGAGGACGGCCGCGCCGGATGGATCGACGTCTACGTGGCAAGCGCAGCCCCTGCGCGGCGCCGGGAGGCGCTGCTCGTCACCCGGCGGTTGCGCGAGCAGGGGTGGCGGGTGGAGACCGACTACGAGGGGCGGAGCCTCAGGGCGCAGTTGCGCTGGGCGGACCGGGCGGGAGCCCGGGTCGCGGTCATCGTCGGAGAAGAGGAGACGAGCGAGCCCGGCGACCCGATGGTGGTGAGGCACCTGGCGCGAGGCGAGCAGCAGCGGGCGGACGACGCGCAAGTCGTGGCGTTGGTGGGCCGGTGGCTGGCCTAG
- the aspS gene encoding aspartate--tRNA ligase → MSGTTFGQLLKRTHEAGTLRKEHAGQDVRLDGWVLRRRDHGGLIFIDLRDRSGVVQVVVTPEAGQEVFQLAERLRPEDCIGVAGRVRRRLPGMENPQLVTGAVEVVASELRRYSASATPPFPVDHWTEVDEALRLRYRYLDLRRPGMLEVLKLRHRINDRIRRYMDRLGFLEIETPMLTRSTPEGARDYVVPSRVHPGHFYALPQSPQLFKQLLMVSGVERYYQIARCFRDEDLRADRQPEFTQLDVEMSFADEEDVLSLTEGLMAELFHEILGVEVRLPLPRLPFSEAMGRFGSDKPDLRIPGRILDVSEKLRGSGYRIFAEAVAAGRRVKALAMPVRPSRSELDQLVDEAPRLGLQGLTWAVVDGAELRSPVARHLQESEKTMLIALAREQGASLLLLAADEEETVLAALGRLRLELGERHGLVAKDRWELLWVVDFPLLEYNAQERRWEARHHPFTSPRPEDLPLLESDPARVRARAYDLVLNGVELGGGSIRIHDREVQERVFAAIGLSREQATAQFGFLLEAFEYGPPPHGGIALGLDRLVMMMAGRPSIRDVIAFPKTAQATCPLTGAPAPISERQLRELHLRVPQVPVP, encoded by the coding sequence ATGAGCGGCACTACCTTTGGCCAGCTGTTGAAGCGTACGCACGAGGCAGGGACGCTACGGAAAGAGCACGCCGGCCAGGACGTGCGCCTGGACGGCTGGGTGTTGCGCAGGCGTGACCACGGGGGGCTCATCTTCATCGACCTGAGAGATCGCAGCGGGGTCGTCCAGGTGGTCGTCACGCCCGAAGCGGGCCAGGAGGTCTTCCAGCTGGCTGAGCGGCTGCGGCCGGAGGACTGCATCGGCGTGGCCGGCCGGGTGCGTCGGAGGCTACCCGGCATGGAAAACCCGCAGCTCGTCACCGGTGCGGTCGAGGTGGTGGCGAGCGAGCTCCGGCGCTACAGCGCGTCGGCGACGCCGCCGTTTCCCGTCGACCACTGGACCGAGGTGGACGAGGCCCTGCGCCTGCGCTACCGGTACCTCGACCTGCGCCGGCCCGGCATGCTGGAGGTCCTGAAGCTGCGCCACCGGATCAACGACCGGATCCGCCGGTACATGGACCGCCTCGGCTTTCTCGAGATTGAGACGCCCATGCTGACCCGGTCGACCCCGGAAGGCGCGCGCGACTACGTGGTGCCGTCCCGGGTGCACCCGGGGCACTTCTACGCCCTGCCCCAGTCACCGCAGCTGTTCAAGCAGCTGTTGATGGTCTCCGGCGTCGAGCGTTACTACCAGATCGCCCGGTGTTTCCGCGACGAGGACCTGCGGGCCGACCGCCAGCCCGAGTTCACGCAGCTCGACGTGGAGATGTCGTTCGCCGACGAGGAGGACGTCCTCTCCCTGACCGAAGGCCTCATGGCGGAGCTGTTCCACGAGATCCTCGGCGTCGAGGTCCGGCTTCCCCTGCCGCGCCTACCCTTTTCGGAGGCGATGGGGCGCTTCGGATCGGACAAGCCGGACCTGCGGATACCGGGCCGGATCCTCGACGTGAGCGAAAAGCTGAGGGGAAGCGGTTACCGCATCTTCGCCGAGGCGGTCGCAGCCGGCCGGCGGGTCAAGGCGCTGGCGATGCCGGTACGCCCTTCCCGCAGCGAGCTCGACCAGCTCGTGGACGAGGCACCGCGCCTCGGGCTCCAGGGCCTGACGTGGGCCGTGGTGGACGGGGCGGAGCTCCGGTCCCCCGTCGCCCGCCACCTGCAGGAGAGCGAAAAGACGATGCTGATCGCCCTGGCCCGGGAGCAGGGGGCGAGCCTGCTCTTGCTGGCGGCGGACGAGGAGGAGACGGTGCTGGCCGCCCTGGGCCGCCTGCGCCTGGAGCTGGGCGAGCGGCACGGCCTCGTGGCGAAAGACCGGTGGGAGCTGTTGTGGGTGGTCGACTTCCCGCTGCTCGAGTACAACGCGCAGGAGCGACGCTGGGAAGCCCGCCACCATCCTTTCACGTCGCCCCGGCCGGAGGACCTGCCCCTGCTCGAAAGCGACCCGGCACGGGTCCGGGCGCGGGCGTACGACCTCGTCCTCAACGGGGTGGAGCTCGGCGGCGGGAGCATCCGGATCCACGACCGGGAGGTGCAGGAGCGGGTGTTTGCCGCCATCGGGCTTTCCCGGGAACAGGCCACGGCACAGTTCGGTTTCCTCCTGGAGGCGTTCGAGTACGGGCCGCCTCCTCACGGGGGCATCGCACTCGGGCTCGACCGGCTGGTCATGATGATGGCGGGGCGCCCGAGCATCCGGGACGTCATCGCCTTTCCCAAGACCGCCCAGGCGACCTGCCCGCTGACCGGGGCACCCGCCCCCATCTCGGAGCGCCAGCTGCGGGAGCTGCATCTGCGGGTGCCTCAGGTGCCGGTGCCGTGA
- a CDS encoding adenine phosphoribosyltransferase: protein MDLKALIREIPDFPRPGVSFKDITTLMKDRAALAYVVRSLADHFRGAGIQTVVGVESRGYVLGAPLAYELGTGFVLIRKPGKLPAATIRVEYDLEYGKDALEIHRDALQRGERVLLVDDLLATGGTMSAAARLVRELEAETVGFGFLIELTFLGGRERLKSMGFSDSQIVTLVRYDA, encoded by the coding sequence ATGGATTTGAAAGCGCTCATCCGGGAGATTCCCGATTTCCCGAGGCCCGGCGTCAGTTTCAAGGACATCACGACGCTGATGAAAGATCGCGCCGCGCTGGCCTACGTGGTGAGGAGTCTGGCCGACCATTTCCGCGGCGCGGGTATTCAGACGGTCGTAGGGGTCGAGTCGCGGGGGTACGTGCTGGGAGCCCCCCTGGCCTATGAGCTCGGGACGGGCTTCGTCCTGATCCGCAAGCCCGGGAAGCTCCCCGCAGCGACCATCCGGGTCGAGTACGACCTCGAGTACGGCAAGGACGCGCTGGAGATCCACCGCGACGCGCTCCAAAGGGGAGAGCGGGTGCTCCTGGTGGACGACCTCCTGGCCACGGGCGGCACCATGAGCGCCGCGGCCCGGCTCGTGCGGGAGCTGGAGGCCGAGACCGTGGGCTTCGGGTTCCTCATCGAGCTCACCTTTCTCGGAGGCAGGGAGCGCCTCAAGAGCATGGGGTTCTCCGACTCCCAGATCGTAACGCTGGTGCGGTATGATGCGTGA
- the dtd gene encoding D-aminoacyl-tRNA deacylase produces MRVVVQRVKEARVMLEDGGVVASTGPGLVALVGVEHGDARPDAEWMAEKLAGLRIFEDDRGRLDRSVQEAGGSILLVSNFTVAGECRKGRRPSFERAAAREQARRVMEQLEEAVRRRGIPVATGRFGASMQVMLVNDGPVTLVVETPPKAVTAGAQLDGPSKGR; encoded by the coding sequence GTGCGCGTCGTGGTCCAGCGGGTGAAAGAGGCGCGCGTCATGCTCGAGGACGGCGGCGTGGTCGCCTCGACGGGACCGGGGTTGGTGGCCCTCGTCGGCGTGGAGCACGGCGATGCGCGGCCGGACGCGGAGTGGATGGCGGAGAAGCTGGCGGGCTTGCGGATCTTCGAGGACGATCGGGGCCGTCTCGACCGGTCGGTGCAGGAAGCCGGCGGTTCCATCCTCCTCGTCTCCAACTTCACCGTGGCAGGGGAGTGCCGTAAGGGGCGCCGGCCGAGTTTCGAGCGCGCCGCTGCGCGCGAGCAGGCGCGCCGGGTGATGGAGCAGCTGGAAGAGGCGGTCAGGCGCCGGGGGATCCCGGTCGCGACGGGAAGGTTTGGCGCCTCCATGCAGGTGATGCTGGTCAACGATGGCCCCGTGACGCTGGTCGTGGAGACGCCGCCCAAAGCGGTGACGGCCGGGGCGCAACTGGACGGGCCGTCGAAGGGGCGGTAA
- a CDS encoding replication-associated recombination protein A, with translation MVGAANASGHEQPALFEERGAPAGGRVPLAARMRPRSLDELAGQDAVVGPGTPLRRAIEADRLFQSIILWGPPGSGKTSLAAIIAERTQAHFETLSAVLAGVADIRRVVAEARRRRASGGRTILFVDEIHRFNRAQQDALLPHVEDGTVTLIGATTENPFFEVVGPLVSRARVFQLRPLEPRHIRQILERALADRERGLGSLSLRAAPEALEYLARAAEGDARSALNALELAAEATVAARVTVIDLESARQAMQRRSPRYDRSGDEHYDTISAFIKSVRGSDVDAALFWLAKMVRSGEDPRFIMRRLLILAAEDVGLADPQAIVITSACAHALEWVGLPEAQYHLALATIYLALAPKSNSAGAYFSALEELERSGQHEVPDHLKDASRDSGALGHGKGYLYPHDFPGHWVQQAYLPAALQGRRFYRPSDQGAEAELHRRWVARRGGGGEEHPVPPEAK, from the coding sequence GTGGTCGGCGCCGCGAACGCAAGCGGACACGAGCAACCGGCGCTGTTCGAGGAGCGGGGGGCGCCTGCCGGAGGACGGGTGCCGCTGGCGGCGCGCATGCGCCCGCGCAGCCTCGACGAGCTGGCGGGGCAGGATGCGGTCGTCGGCCCGGGTACTCCCCTCCGGCGGGCCATCGAGGCCGACCGGCTGTTCCAGTCCATCATCTTGTGGGGGCCGCCGGGAAGCGGCAAGACCAGCCTGGCGGCCATCATCGCGGAGCGCACGCAGGCGCATTTCGAGACGCTGAGCGCCGTGCTGGCCGGGGTGGCCGACATCCGAAGGGTGGTGGCCGAGGCCCGGCGGCGGCGGGCCAGCGGCGGTAGGACCATCCTCTTCGTCGACGAGATCCACCGCTTCAACCGGGCCCAGCAGGATGCCCTGCTGCCCCACGTGGAGGACGGCACCGTCACCCTCATCGGCGCCACGACGGAAAACCCCTTCTTCGAGGTGGTCGGCCCGCTCGTCTCCCGGGCCCGCGTCTTCCAGCTCCGGCCGCTCGAGCCGCGCCACATCCGCCAGATCCTGGAACGAGCCCTGGCCGACCGGGAGCGAGGGCTCGGCAGCCTGTCGCTGCGTGCGGCTCCGGAGGCGCTCGAGTATCTGGCACGCGCCGCGGAAGGGGATGCGCGCAGTGCGCTCAACGCGCTGGAGCTCGCCGCCGAGGCAACTGTGGCCGCACGGGTCACCGTCATCGACCTGGAGAGCGCCCGCCAGGCCATGCAGAGGCGTTCGCCGAGGTACGACCGCTCGGGGGACGAGCACTACGACACCATCTCCGCGTTCATCAAGTCCGTGCGGGGCAGCGACGTGGACGCGGCGTTGTTCTGGCTCGCCAAGATGGTGCGCTCGGGGGAGGACCCCCGGTTCATCATGCGGCGGCTGCTCATCCTGGCCGCCGAGGACGTCGGGCTGGCCGACCCCCAGGCCATCGTGATCACGTCAGCCTGCGCGCACGCCCTGGAGTGGGTGGGCCTGCCCGAGGCCCAGTACCACCTGGCGCTGGCGACGATCTACCTGGCGCTCGCCCCCAAGAGCAACTCGGCCGGGGCCTACTTCTCGGCGCTGGAGGAGCTGGAACGCTCCGGGCAGCACGAGGTACCCGACCACCTCAAGGATGCCAGCCGGGACAGCGGTGCCCTGGGCCACGGCAAGGGGTACCTCTACCCCCACGACTTCCCCGGGCACTGGGTCCAGCAGGCTTACCTCCCTGCAGCCCTGCAGGGCCGGCGGTTCTACCGGCCCTCCGATCAGGGCGCCGAGGCGGAGCTCCACCGCCGGTGGGTCGCCCGGCGAGGCGGCGGGGGCGAAGAGCACCCCGTCCCGCCGGAGGCGAAATGA